The Stieleria maiorica genome includes the window ATCGCGACCAGTTCGGCAGCCAACGTCAAGGAGAGATCGTTTGCGTGGTGTGACCTTATCATTTCCACCACCGTGTTGATTTCTGCCCTGTGCATCCATAGGTACGTAGAGTCGTCTCTCATCATGTCGTTCCGCTCAAACTCGCGGGCTGTACAAAACAGATCGACCATGGAGCCAAGCAGAAATGGGGCTTCATCGATCAGTTTGCCCAGCATCCTATTTGCGCCCGGATCGCCTCGGTCGGCATCCCTCCACAGCCGAGAGAACACCAGATTAGCCGGAGGAACTCCCAGCGTTTGCCCGCAACGCCATGAGGCGGCCTTGTCGCAGGTGGTCTGTCGGGTTTCAACAGCTTCAACCATGTCCATTGATTTTGGATGCCCAAGGTTGGTTAGTAGTAGGTGGGTGGAACGTGGAATCCACGCTCGAATTGACACGATTCCACTGACAGCACCAAATTCGGCACCTGGTGACGGAACAAGCACGATGGAATCCGAACGATTCCGAGATCAGCCGGCACTGGCGATTTCCGCGAGATCAGCCAGGGCGTCCGCGCTCGGGTGCCGGTTTCGCGGCGGGAATCCGAATCGGGATTCTCGCCCCAGGGCACGACGAATGACGCATCGACCAAGCTTGACGGGCGAGCCGGATTTAAGAAATCCAGCTTCGGCGTAGCGAAACTTTTTCGCAATCAACCTTTTACGCTACGATAGGATCGGACGCTCGCGGCTGGTTACCGTTCCAATGCCTTTGCCCCAGGTTTTGGTCGGCCAGTCGCGGGCGTTCTTTGTGGCCACAACAGCGATCAGAGACGCAGCCGCCACACGGTTACTCGTGCGTTTCAGCACTGCGGTGGATCTGACCACCGCGGCGAGCGAAATCGCCTACGTGCGTTCGGTCGATGCATCCGCCATCACGAAGAATGGAACTGGGGCCTTCACCTAAGGATGTGATCGTGACCGTTGCTGAGCAATTGGGCAATTAAATGCAGGTGCTCAAGTCACTGCATTTGGTTGACATTCGTGCGGGGCACTAAGCTTTGCGTGCCAGCCCCGATGGCACATCCGCTGAAGGAACCCAGTGATTCATAGCCCGTTGGGCTGTTGTCGCATCCAGTGGAGTCTGGTGCTACCTCCGCGGTAGCTTCAGCATGAATGGACTTGGGACAATGGAATCCGGATCCGCGTGTTGGTATTTCGCGTGATATGCCCGACGTCAACCGAATCCTTTCCGAAATCGAACACGGCGATCCGTCCGCCGCGGATCAGCTACTGCCGCTTGTTGATAACGAGTTGCGGAAGCTACTCGACAAACAAATGATGAAAATTGTTTTTGCCACGGACTTGCAAATTGTCCAAGGGTTGGAGACGCGTCAAAGTGACGCCCCCACTCTTCGCCCTTGGTGCAAAACCAAGTTGTCATGCTAAGGGTTCGGTCAATTCCAATCGCGCCGAGAGCTCCATCAGCGTTTGATGAACCTCGTGAATCCTCGCGTCTTCTTCAAATGCCCGCTGGTCAAGTACGTTTTGGCGAGTCTTCGCATCCAGCGAGAAACGGTTTCTTTCCGTCTCGGCGTTGCGTTGCTCATTCCTCCAAAGTCGGCGTTGCGAGAAGAATCACATTGTTGTGTTTGGTGTTATGAATCGCGTAGACGAGCAAAGACTTTTTGTGGAGGCGCTTTAGGACTCGATCAATGCTGCGGAACTCCAGCGACCACTCTGCTAGGAATTCTTCTCCAATCGCGATTTCACGGCGGTTGGTTGCGTGGGCTTGCGCCCACAACGGAAATATCACGGGATACGCGGCCTTGTCCGATGGTGCTACACAATCCTCACAGCCAACCGCCAACCAGTACCATGTCATTGGAATGCTCAGTAGAGATTCTCCCATATCACCAGGCCCAGGAAGTGGGGGAGGGAGATGCCAATTTGACATCCTGAACGCCACGTAGTCGGGATTTTTCATGGCCCGGTTAGACTTCATATGAAACGGATTGGCCATGTAGGGGAATCGAATCTCATCCTTGGGATCAATCGGCTCGGAGACTTCTGGGCGGGCAAGTTCTGCAATATTCATGGAATCTCTCATCTAACGCGAAGGAACAACTGACTACTGGGTTGGATTCTATCGCCGCTAAGAAGAGCACCAAATTTGCACGCCCTGTGCAGAAACGTTTGCTCCAACTCTCAGTCGAGCAGTGTTTCCAGCGACATGCGGAGCAAGGAAACAACGCTGTGGATTTGACGGGATCGATGGCGCCGAATCAAGGTCGAGAAACCCCTCACGGCATTGCCCAAGATCCCGCAGGGAAAACGCGGATCATGAGAGTGCGTTTCGAGCGTCGCTCACCCTGCGCTCAGCGAAGTCGGCAATTCAAATAGGACACCAACGCGCGGACGGACTCGCAGCTATTTCGTGAATTTGGCGTTGCGAGGTCTACTGGCATTGAACACATCCAACACTCAGTCGCTCATGGGAGCAGCCATAATGCACGTCAGCAACTCGTACATCGTCAGCATGTCCCACGTCGAAGGCCAGTTCAACGGATACATCGGCGGAAAGGACTATCGCCTCGGCGATGGATCCGTCTGGAGGATCATCACGCCGATTTATGCCATACGGAAGAAGCTGTGCCCTCAAGCTACAGTAATTCGCAGGGGCCACCGACACTTCATGTTCGTGCGAGGCATGGAGCGCGACGTCGAAGTTGAAGCCGTTTGTCTGCCTCGCTGTATCCTTGAAACACCGCTGAAACGTCCCGAAAAGCAAGAACTACAGGAGCAGTTCGCCATCCCTCACCTGACCCAACGGGCGTTGGCAGGGTGGAAGGAGTGTGTGGCACAACAGGATGGTTA containing:
- a CDS encoding ECF-type sigma factor is translated as MPDVNRILSEIEHGDPSAADQLLPLVDNELRKLLDKQMMKIVFATDLQIVQGLETRQSDAPTLRPWCKTKLSC